One Miscanthus floridulus cultivar M001 unplaced genomic scaffold, ASM1932011v1 fs_416_1_2, whole genome shotgun sequence genomic window, aatggacaacaaggcttgggagacgtgaacaacaaggctaggtagcatacgcacccttgccctctcacttgtaaaagccatccccttcatctataaaaggggatgtgcttcctccaacaaagggaccgacttttgagagtaagaagtccctcaacctctcatactatgctctaggtgcttgcttcaaaccatatagTGCCTTCTTTAGCTTATACACATGGTtgagcttcttgtcatcttcaaaaccgggtggttgctcaacataaactaaCTCATTGATAtatccatttagaaatgcactcttcatatgtatttgataaagcttgatgttgtgggcacaagcataagctaataAGAttataattgcttccaatcttgcaaccagacaaatgtttcaccaaagtcaataccttcaacttgagtgtacccttgtgctaccaatcttgctttgtttcttatcactatgccatcttgatcttgcttgtttctaaacacccacttggtaccaatcaCATTGTAATTCCTTGGCCTTTCTATCAATTCCCAAACTTGgttccttgtgaagttgtttagctcttcatgcatagcatttatccaatcaacatccatcaaagcatcttctatcttggttggttcaaatgatgacacaaataAGTAGTGCTCATAGAAGGATGCCaaccttgatcttgtttgcacacctctactaatatcaccaataatttggtctaatggatgatctcttgcaacactAGTTGGTTGGAGAACTTGTATTTGATTACTTGCTTGATTAGATTcagatgaactagccacttgttgatcttgcacttgttGGATTTTAGATTGATCATGCgaaccacttgtactagcttgatttgtattgaCTTGCACATTAGGAGTAGGGAGCACTTGATAacatcaatcacttctctagaccgaatatcaccaatatccatgttcttcattgcattgaacaattgagtgcctctcacatcatctagattctcatcttcatcttaagagcctttggtttcatcaaattccacatcatgcacATCTTCCACTATCTTGCTTGAAttgttccaaactctataagctttgcttgtagtggagtaaccaagtaagaacccttcatcacacttcttctcaattttgctcaatcttgtgcctttcttgagaatgtagcatttgcaaccaaacactctaaagtatataatgttgggctttctttcattcagtagctcatatggtgtcttctccaataGCCTATGACAATAgagatggttgctacaatagcaagttttgttgatagctttagcccaaaatgaatcactcatattgtactcactaagaatagaccttgccatgtcaatcaatgttctattcttcctttcaacaaggtcatttgattgtggagtgtacttggccaataATTGATGTTTGATTCCAtactcatcacaaagctcatcaattcttgtgttcttgaattcacttccattgtcacttctcactttgtTGATTCTAGTCTCAAACTCATTTTGGCttctcttgacaaatgatttgaatgtgtTATATACTTCACTTTTGTTAACAAGAAAGAAGaccacaaagccatatttatttccaccaatactagtgtatgttgttggcctgaataaatccatgtgcaacaattCAAATGTCTttctagtgctcatcatgctcttgttAGGATGCGTATTTCCAActtattttctggcttgacaagagctacacaaTCTATCCTTttcaaataccacatctttcaagcccttgactagatcatgcttaacaaGCCTATTCAATTGTTTGATTCTAACATGACcaaaccttctatgccataaccaacccatgctagattttctGAACAAACATGTTGAGAGTTGtgtttcactagcattgaaatcaaccaagtatagattctcatatctaaatctttgaataccaagttagagccatctacacttatgatctctacatcatcaactccaaatatgcatttgaaaccaagatcacaaagttgTGCTACCGACAATAGATTGAAGTTGAGTgactctactagcaacacatttgatatgctcatatcattggatatagcaatcttatcaagccctttaaccttgcctttgccattatcaccaaatgtaatactatcaaaCTCATAATTTCCACTTGTATTGATGGAATTGAACATTCCTGCAtctccggtcatatgttgagtgcacccactatcaagcacccaatgccttcctccggctttataattgacctacaagagaagatcaattctttttaggtacccaaaccttTTTGGGTCCTCCAAGGTTAGTGACTAGgccctttggtacccaaatgactttcttctttaagcccacaattggtgcaccaatgagcttagctttcacaccattaaCACCCTtcgtaagcaaataacaagaattaaatttaatagaggatacattagcattcttgttCTTTTTTGGGACAAGCATCCCAACAGGATTGAGAGAAGAAGGCTCCTCGGTGAAGGCCGGCAGGAGAAGGTCCCGATGAAGGCTGGTAGGAGAAGGTATCCCGACGAAGGCCAGCGGGAGAAGGTCTCCCGACAAAGGCTGGCAGGAGAAGGTCTCCTAACGAAGGCCGACAGGAGAAGGTCCCAATGAAGGCCGGCACGAGGAGGTCTCCCGACGAAGGCCCGGATGAAGGTCCTAAACATAGATCCCGGACGAAGGTCCTAAACGAAGGTCCCGGACGAAGGTCCTGAACGAAGGGCTCGATATTTGTTCCGTGTGAGGGCTCTACGGAGAAGGCTCCATGACGGAGGCTCCGCGGAGAAGGCCTTACGACCAAGTCTCCAACTCGCAAGAGGGGAGAGTGAGGCGGCGTCTAGGGTTCGCGAAAATGAGTGGGAGAGGAGAGAGCCCCCTTTCCTCATGCTCTTGGTGTTATATATAGGCAACAACAATTTACAAGCGACTCCTCGGTGGGGTGGAATTGACAAGTCACTACACTAACTCCTATTGGGCCTCTTCGAGGGGGAATTGGCCCATGTGAatatgggctcccccaacagtAGCTCCTCAGCTACTAGATTATGGCCGATACTACATGACCTAGTAGATGTTCATGCAAGAAGATGCACAATACAACTTGAACCTTGGTTGCGAGGACTGCCCTTCGCAACTCACACGTGCATGCCAcactaaaaactccatcccaaaaaccctgtgggaaaaaaGGGCATGGAGAAAAAAGCACGTGCACGACTCTAACCTATACATGTTCTAATTGCGAAGGCGTCTACCTCTAAATGCCTTGTTCTTCTAGATATCTTCACCTTTGGGGTTCGACTTCTTTCTCCACTTCTATGACATGGTTCGTTGGCTTTGCCTGGCACGCAGGCCTTCATCTTCAAGGTCTTCTCCTCCAACACCTTCTCGATGCATAGGTCTTCGGctctggggtcttcttggcacgAAGGTCTCTATCTTCGAGCCTTCTCGGTGCGGAGGTCTTCATCTTCAAGGCCTTCCCATCGCGGAGGTCTTCCTCTCCGAGTCTTTTCGATGTGGGGGTCTTTGTCTTCGAGGCCTTCTCGGCGTGGGGTCTTCATCTCCTAGCCTTCTCGGCGTGGATGTTTTCGTCTTCAAGGCTTTCTCAGCGCGGAGGCCTTCATCTTCGAGCCTTCGTCTTCAGTATCTTCTCACAAGCGCTGGGCAAAATAATCTTTCTTCTACCTTGGTTTACTGAAAGTTCGAGTGGTTTTTGAAGTAAAAACAAACTTGCTTTCTAGTTCAGAACACGTATATACCTCTAATGGTCGTATTGGATGATCTAGATCTCTTTGGGCCTGGTTGGTTGCTCATATGTCCTTGGCCTGCCTCATATCATATTAGTGAGCCAGATGATGCATATGCAAATTCATATGTTTGGTTACCTATAGGCATGTGGCCTGGTTAAGTTACAAAGTTGTTTGGTTGCTCACATCAGTCAAACAAGAGAGAGTTTATTTGGTTTCCAGCATGCATAGATGTTATGGTAACCTGCTGGTTGATGTGAGAATAGCACCACTGTCTGTGTAAGTTGAATAAGAAATTGATACTAAATAATCAAAAAGTCTGGGTTATTTGAAGTATTGAACACTAAAACACTTATACGAATATAGGACTGCCTCTGATCTCTAAATGTGAAAGAAGGCTTGCTGCTACTTCCATGTTTCTCTCACAAGCTAGCAGATTGGAAATCACTAATGCTGTTCTTACAGCACTTCCTGCCTTTCATTTGAGTGCACTTGCCCTGCCTAAAGGAGTTCTCAAACAAATTGACAAGTTCAGAAAACACTGTCTTTGGAGAGGTGCAAACATCAATTCCAAAAAAGCACCAAAAGCAGCCTGGGAGATGGTATGCATACCTAAAGAAGAAGGGGGTCTAGGAGTGATTGATCTGAAAAAACACAATGAGGCACTGCTCCTGAAAAACTTGGATAAATTCTTTAACAAAAAAAGACATCCCTTGGGTTTCTTTAGTCTGGGAAAAGCAATACTCAAATGGCAAGCTTCCAAATCATACTAGGAAAGGTTCTTTTTGGTGGAGAGACATCCTCAAGCTTCTCCATGAATTCAAATCCTTCGGTATAACTCAAGTTCAAAATGGTAAGACATGTCTCTTTTGGTCAGATAATTGGATTCAGCAGCCTTTAGAACTCCAATATCCAGAACTATTCTCCTTTGCCAGAAACAAGGAAATCAGTGTGGCTAAGTTCCTGTCCCAGCAGCATCTTCCAGAACTGTTCTTTTTGCCTCTGTCCTCTGTGGCTTACCAACAATTACATGTGTTGCAATCTTTCAGGGATCACTTCCCGTTGACTGACCTGGAAGATATCTGGTCCTCACAATGGGGCTCCTTTTCTGTCAAAAAAGCTTATAACTACTTGATTGGTCACAGGCAAATTCCCGCAGTTTACAAATGGCTTTGGGATTGCTTTTGTCAACCTAAACACAAGGTGTTTTTCTAGCTGCTGTTAAAGGATCGTTTGAGCACAAGGAATATACTGAGAAGGAAAAATATGCATCTTGAATCTTACAATTGTGTGCTTTGTCAGTTACAATCAGAAGAAACGGTGAAACACTTATTCTTGGGTTATCAGTTCGCCAAGGATTGCTGGGCCTTAATTGGCATCACCATTCAAGATGACCAAGACATAGTTTCAGCGGTTGACCAAATTAGAGTTCAGTCTCACCCTAATTTTTTTAATGGTAGCAATCCTCATGTGTTGGACAATTTGTAATGCGAGGAATGACTTCATTTTCAAGAATAAGCAGCCGAGCATTGATGCAGTCAAAGCTCTGTTCCAAAAAGAATTGAGAATCCTTTCCCTAAGGGCAAGGTCCAGACTTGCACACACTTCTGATCTATGGATCCAGAATCTGTTGTAATCTTCCTTTTTAGTTttattttcttcctttctttctttttttgtttcctaAGCTCTTCTCTGTTCTGTTTTGTTCTGTACTGTCTTTTGTTTCTAATAAACTAGGTGAATACCCCGCGCATTGCCGCGGAAATCACTGAtgatttagaataaaattacttaTACAAAGGGATCAATAATTCTAAGTTAATGTTAGTGGAtgacgtggcatgctgatgtggacaactaaatgcatgttagtggatgatgtgTCTTGCTGATATGTAGATCATAATTGCAAATGCTAGTTGGTCACAAATGCATCCGATAGTGGACTGATTATAGCTAGTGGGGTTTAGCTTTATCAACAATTATAAGTTAATGTTAGTGGATGACGTGACACGCTGATGTGGACAACTAAAtacatgttagtggatgatgtgTCTTGCTGACATGTAGATcatgggcctgttcgcttgaacttatcagccggcttatcagctagagtctacagtatttttctctcataacaaaacaacTGCAGCTGGCTTTAATGCCAGCCAAACAGGCCCCATAATTGCAAATGCTAGTTGGTCATAAATACATCCGATAGTGGACTGATTAGGTGGACAGATTGCATGTTTAGAGAAATAGCTAGTGGGGTTTAGCTTTATAGAGTTTATAGATGCCTGTAGGGGCCCTGAGACCTCTCCAGTTTCATAAAAAAAGGACTGCCTACTATCAACTACCGACCGGTGCATTTAACACTAAATACTAACATTGTATCAGCAAAACTGATACAACACAGTAATTGAATGAACCTTGAAAGTACAGTCATACCAATTATCCACCACTGAGACAAAACTTAAAAAGAAAATCAAAATTCATTGAGATTCAACTCAGACAGATATTAGCTTTATAAGTGCTGACGCCATGAGCTGAATTTATTTCTCTCTCCAATAAATTTAACGAGTTAATAACATAAGTAGCAACATCCATTTATTTCTCTCTCCAATAATTTCCTATATTAGCTTTCTAAATAATTTTGCGTCGGGAACCCTGAACTATTTCTAACCAACCAAAACCTCTTTTAATATTGTTTTGTCTTTTACTATTTTCTCACCAACTCCCTCCACCCCTAAAAAAGAGTCGTTATAGGAATCGTGCCGGTCAAACTTGCTCAACTTTGACtaagtttgtagaaaatacgtgcaatctacctaatgatactaattatgtaccataaatattaatattttattaaatatatttgTTCAAAGTTAAAAGTTATTGACTTTTTGGAAACGAAAATGACTATTTTCTAGGGACAGAGAGAGTACAACTGGACcctttattttcttaatttattaCTATGCGTCTAATTTAGTCCGATCTCCTAATAAAAACGTCGTTGAGAAGCGGATATGACGTTCCTCTCGACTGTTTAAAACTTACGATTTACATTTTTAAGAAGCTCTTTTACATTACTGTAAGaggattttttttcctttttactaaACAATTAAAATAAGGAGTTGTTTTAAAAACTGCTGGAGATGCTCCTATAGAGGGATGTATGTAAAACTGTCCTGACCTATCCATCCAATCCATATAAATATAGTTTGACAATCCAACACATTAACTCCATTTTTTTTAGGGGAAACTCCATTTTTTTAGAACCACACATTAAGTCCATTTAAGCCCAATCCACTGGCAGGTCTAGATCGTGGGCTGTGCTCTGCGGCtgataaagaaaagaaaaatcaagTCGGCGAAATCACTGGAACAACCGGCCTAATAAGCCCAAAAAAGCCCACCTCAGTCCAACAGGACAACAACACCCTTCTTCTCCAATCTTCCTCTCTCCCAGCCTTCCATAGTGCGATCCCCCTTCCCTTCTCGCACTCTCGCACACATTCCGTCGCTTCACTTCCCGTTTCCGCTCTTCCTCGATCCTCACCGCCGCCCTCTCCTCCAAATCCACCGCGGCGCAGCCCAAACCCCCAACTCCCATTCCCCGCACGCGGGCGAGATCACGATGCGGCACTCCACCAGCGCAGCCGCGACGCCGCCGGCATCACCGGCGCCGACGAGCCCTAAGCCCGGCGCCACAAAGTGGCAGCGGAAGTCGGTGCCGCTCGGCGACGTCACCAACCAACTCCTCCGCCCCGAGACCCCGACCCCGATCAAGCCGAGAAGGACTGCGCGCCGGCCCCtccccgcgccctcctccgcctcCGCTGTCTCCTCCTCCGCCTCGGTCAGGCCCGCGCTCAAGCCGTCCTACTCCGCGTCGGCCACGCCCACGCCCCAACCGTCGTCCTCCGCCACGGTCACGACCGTGCCCAAGCTGTCCTCCGCCGCCTCGGCCAAGCCGGTGCCCGAGCCGTCGTCCGCCGCCACGGTCACGCCCGCGCCCGAGCCGTCGTCCGCCGCCACGGTCACGCCCGCGCCCAAGCCGTCCTTCGCCGCCGGTGAGGGAATCTGCATCTCGCATCTGCGCTCGATCCGCTGCAGCTGGGTGTGGTGGGCGCATCCTCGGTCACCATTGTGCTGTGATTTCTAATCCTGCTTTTGGTTTGCAGTCCTCCTCGAGGAGGAAGGGAGCGTGTTCGAATCGCCGACCATCTGCACGGTTTACGCGAGGCGCAGAACTACCGAGGCTGAGGTTGAGGGACGGAGCAACCCCACCATCATCAACAAGGGCAAGGAACCCGTCGGTGCTGCGGCGAGTTGCCCCCCTCTTGGAAAATCTACAAGGAACATCAGGTGAGATAATCGTGATATGGCCCCATTTTAGCGTCACCACGGCTCCGCTATTTAATTTTTTACGATTTGGACATGGTTAGTGTAGTGGTAGGGATATGTTCAATTAAGCCCCATTTTAGCGTCACCCCGGCTCTGCTATGTACTACCTCCGtcccaaaagaatgcaatttgTCACGTTTTAGTagcttaagtttgaccaattgtacataaaaaatatcaatatttatgataccaaataaataccattagattgattacgaaatgtattttcataataaattaatttggagctATAAATATGAACAACATTAACCAGAAACTTGGTCAAACGTGAACCACTTTATGTGGCACGTAacccatagttgcattcttttgggGACGGAGGTAGTAATTGTTTGTGATTTGGACATGGTTAGTGTAGTGGTAGGTCATTTTGTGGGTGTCAGAGACCTCTCCCTGTTTTTGCTTAGTGTGAAAACCAGATAGCTGCTGTTAAATTTCAAagacgtactccctccgtccacaaaagaatgcaattctcgcatTTCGAGGAGTCAAAgagtttaaactttgactaaaattatatgaaaaagTACTAACACCCATGAGACAAAATAgataccattagattagttatagaatatattttcataataattttatttggagatataaatgctaatattatttactataaccTTGGTCAAACTTGAGTCGGTTTGACGGGCACGGttcccataattgcattctttgctggacggagggagtacattggTAATTGTTTGGGGCAATCAAGTCAGTTCATATTTGAAAGGGCAGAGTCATACCGTAACCTGTAAGTGTATATGATTTTGCGCAATGCTCATTCTCCTGATCACCTGAGAGAATTAATAGGTTGTTACTTGAAAAGGGCACGGCCTTAGGATCACCGTGCATCACTCTTGACATAGTGCTGTATCGTGTATGCATGTTGCATAATATCATTGACCATTTATTTAGTGCAATGCTCAGTTCCAAGGCGCTGGTAACAAGAGTTTAGGCCCTGGTCGTCCCAGACTGAGATGAAATCTTTCCATTAATGTTATTTTCAGATGATGGAATTGCTGTAATACTCAATATCTTAAACGTTTGTTGTAAACTGACATATAGCGATATAGGGAGTAGATCAGAAGAGATTGTGTTGTGAGGTCTTTCACATTTCTGTTAGAATAAGCACACCATACATCATATAGTGTCAAAACTTACAAGCATAGGATATTCAGAATTCAGGACTTCAGGGATCCTTTTAGTTTATCTTATTTCATTGATATCGAACAGTTACAGTTTATCTTATTTCATTGAT contains:
- the LOC136531685 gene encoding predicted GPI-anchored protein 58; protein product: MRHSTSAAATPPASPAPTSPKPGATKWQRKSVPLGDVTNQLLRPETPTPIKPRRTARRPLPAPSSASAVSSSASVRPALKPSYSASATPTPQPSSSATVTTVPKLSSAASAKPVPEPSSAATVTPAPEPSSAATVTPAPKPSFAAVLLEEEGSVFESPTICTVYARRRTTEAEVEGRSNPTIINKGKEPVGAAASCPPLGKSTRNIRKKDTRRISSSAPCREAQKKRPLAKTPKLPEEFVKKQKAYFADVDAFELAEEEVSESELE